A genomic segment from Alphaproteobacteria bacterium encodes:
- a CDS encoding S-layer family protein, giving the protein MTLGNVEVTAIETSLAAGTSVLTQTVAIGADDGNITLAANVNATVLVDQDVTWTLQAHGKIDLGSKTISITPFVGKTSSLVLDTATLAGAAADHSITGTGAITVTNLMTNAAIAGGSVSLTGKVAVTNLNFNSNGAVTINDSANDIFNIATVASTAGGAVTIVSTEITTIGAGGIDAGAGSVSITATGVLSDVVVSGAISGTGVTLTAGRSVGGTGAVSGGTGAVSVKASGNLGINLNGVVTGTSLTVEANSGPVTVNNADNVFTSFNATGAIGDTVTVVHKGGLTINALDAGANAASFTTNTAGNITLAGDVTAGDLVLNAAGTLAINAKITVAGGAVGLSGTSITQTAAGVITADTLGVTSAGTVDLSAATSSVATFTGNVGSVAFLESNGFSIGESGVLVGLTATGTVQLSAGGTITQDKAITAPSLAVRTTAGNVNLTGADNDIGTFAASAAGFVALLEANDVQIGSVAAVGALAALDGITATNGVSIRTLAGSVTQAAAGVITAGAGGLAVSVTGGNIALDTATNATSLVAFAGADTVAYKTSSNLDVGEVAQLGNNAKVTGAVATTSLALATTGAATVITQSELIDTPTLTLATGANGQITLTNGGNLIDSVQSSGTWGTGAHSISDSDGGLNVGPITSNGNVSLATSGGDLVVTGAISVGANTLALAADGDNAITATAAAITAGTLTLQTGAGGSASIQTAAHNIGTIATAGGGVGTGGIVFKQSRAGGTTVGPITSAGSVVITDGLGEVTVSGAITVTNADLTLVASSSKLNVNAKIDVGSGEVALEAQGDITQADSNAGITANGLRAQSSTKSVTLAPANTGAADVNNVSVFAGEAVNGSVSFRNAATFTIGKVNNISGINAGSSVTLQVNAAGGTINQAADADGAIVTPILNLTTNGGDVTIDSASNDIAALGTVNLGSGALTVSTAQASGFDVGTVTANGGIDITNTAGDLTTSAAITSDGDISLRSTTGKLTLGGAVTSNNNGVTLRSSDALNTGASLVSAPTAVTGDVTLISDTSTVTIGAGGVTVGDTLTIQIGAGLTLNVSGAITAASVALHADIIEISAAINATDTITLAPVTVGTATRVGGAAGAGFVIDSTELTFLTSASTLTIGQQSTGTTTSGAITVAAGTVGNATLNLFSTAGVSQTGVLTVDGGTGALSITAAGTVALGAFGGGVAVGTVSGSTTSGDFLFIQGGTGALTVGDITTAGGEIIVRNFNHDLTVTGNLSSGGGFIAVGANIGTSSILTINGSIDAGAGTVFLFSRDGTTQGGASVITATNLQSQNFSTNDISLTGQNVVSGNVRLDNAGGAVSFTNTVDYALGGISAFNSAVGVFTASSFGVRTAGASSATLTTGGNVTQGALSTDAVSAGTLIISKLGAANPTVTLDNASNTITNLGAVTLGTGSLTLVDGTLGLTINGNVGVDSLTVTTSGGSLSQAGGTTITANSVTANATGGGFIGVFLNSATNDFSAISGSTDGFFGFAATTTTSLTANAITAAFGISLTTTGGTSDLSVNGLLSASAGRVTLTSDRDISQTVTGGIAASQLQVNATSGAVDLTTGAANNSVSSIAGQSNGDFAYTDGGGSALTIGTLATAGIASTTGSILVNVTKAGATLTVSSAVTASAAGESVTLNSTGDLTFTAALTANAGSGRVSLTSTAGSIIQGSAGGVISGAEFLANAATNVDLSTGGHSVGASGFAATAATGYVAFLNNTGLEIDSVGGTNGVTAGGAIFIGVSSGDLTQTATGIITAGAGLALFASTGSIVFDQQNLITGNVAVVSSPNANVTIRNKGDLNIGLVGPLAVVSGSFSANGIAASTAAGKFVSLISDTGVITQDAGAGSRILGNELRITTAGKDATLTNTSNSIVAVGNSNLGAGRLTVFDGVGDLTLSNPVVADGGVILTTQTTFNLPGTITVANGDISLTSVLGSISLTSTLSAVNGQVQLDATAAGQTITQAGAGTITAKTLIARAGGNVTLDGANNDVGTGTIAGSSSTGTFTYVDKTAVTIGSLTDSTGVVVNGITTTNQDITIVAGAGGATGGIAVDQAVNAGTAIVRLQTSKGDISQAAAGLITANSLLANAAAGSVNLAAVANNVVFVAGKSGGSFRLQTNNATGIFDVAADAGALTTAASGITSNGDMAILTNGNMVIFSPLNAGAGTMRLATTGAGQVFQTATGTITADALLIDATNTVTLTNSVNNDVNTIAGRTTLGAFRYQDKDGFTVGTVSADGAGLGPVLPIGPLTGVTTAGGDITLAAGGLLTISEAINAGFGGGTIRLQTGAGDLTQGINGTITGGSLLAVSTGGMVNLTGATNTVTGIAGSAFTSFLFQNSVGYAVSNVTFASDGIVAAATGITANSGGGGTAFVVDLAVASGTLAINGPVSSANGMIVYRRTPTGTAGAIDVGGAAGNLGNDISSAKLVIIDHTGASPIALYGATPGVAAGGLFSVPTPGTGFSPLPAPGSLSGGTSTIGELNGLNSTVYFFASAANIQSAGGGGSTFGLLGIYGQSNTVNLTTSVRTVDPNLVRSVTDPFSEPLTAGPLAAFFVRHDGLATATEQFNSCPIGTINCVVFTTPIAAPSVSTDDVVIGVGGAPLDDSSIFIINQGNEDLIFESDDEGEDEKRKGRKPQ; this is encoded by the coding sequence ATGACGTTGGGCAACGTCGAGGTTACGGCGATCGAAACCTCGTTGGCCGCCGGAACCAGCGTGCTGACACAGACGGTCGCTATCGGTGCCGACGACGGCAACATCACGCTGGCGGCCAATGTCAATGCCACGGTTCTTGTCGACCAGGACGTGACCTGGACGCTTCAGGCGCATGGCAAGATAGACCTTGGCAGCAAGACGATTTCGATCACGCCGTTTGTCGGCAAGACCTCGAGCCTTGTCCTCGACACGGCGACGCTGGCGGGCGCCGCGGCGGATCACAGCATTACTGGCACCGGCGCCATCACGGTGACCAATCTGATGACCAACGCCGCGATTGCCGGCGGCAGCGTCAGTCTGACCGGGAAGGTGGCCGTCACCAACCTGAACTTCAATTCCAATGGCGCCGTCACGATCAACGACAGCGCGAACGATATCTTCAACATCGCGACCGTCGCCTCGACAGCTGGCGGCGCGGTGACGATCGTCAGCACAGAGATAACCACCATCGGCGCGGGTGGAATCGACGCCGGTGCCGGCAGCGTCAGCATCACCGCAACCGGTGTCTTGTCGGATGTCGTGGTCAGCGGCGCCATATCCGGCACCGGGGTGACGCTCACAGCCGGCAGGAGCGTCGGCGGCACCGGTGCGGTGAGCGGCGGCACCGGCGCGGTGTCCGTCAAGGCCTCGGGCAATCTCGGCATCAACCTCAACGGCGTGGTCACCGGCACTAGCCTGACGGTGGAAGCCAACAGCGGCCCGGTCACCGTCAACAACGCCGACAACGTCTTCACCTCGTTCAACGCCACCGGAGCGATCGGCGACACGGTCACCGTCGTGCACAAGGGCGGTCTGACGATCAACGCGCTCGACGCCGGCGCCAACGCGGCGAGCTTCACCACCAACACCGCCGGCAACATCACGTTGGCGGGCGATGTCACGGCCGGCGATCTCGTCCTCAACGCTGCGGGAACGCTGGCGATCAACGCAAAGATCACCGTCGCCGGCGGAGCTGTAGGGCTCAGCGGCACGTCGATCACGCAGACGGCGGCGGGCGTCATCACCGCCGACACGCTCGGTGTGACCTCGGCGGGCACCGTCGATCTCAGCGCTGCGACCAGTTCGGTCGCGACATTCACCGGAAATGTCGGAAGTGTTGCTTTCCTCGAGAGCAACGGTTTCTCGATCGGCGAGTCGGGTGTGCTGGTCGGCCTGACCGCTACCGGCACGGTGCAGCTTAGCGCCGGCGGCACGATCACCCAGGACAAGGCGATCACCGCGCCGTCGCTGGCCGTGCGCACCACCGCCGGCAATGTCAACCTGACCGGCGCCGACAACGACATCGGAACCTTCGCGGCGAGCGCGGCGGGCTTCGTCGCGCTGCTCGAAGCCAACGACGTGCAGATCGGCTCGGTCGCCGCGGTCGGCGCGTTGGCTGCGCTCGACGGCATCACCGCCACCAACGGCGTATCGATCCGCACGCTGGCGGGCTCGGTCACCCAGGCCGCCGCCGGCGTGATCACCGCCGGCGCCGGCGGCCTGGCGGTCTCGGTCACCGGCGGCAACATCGCGCTCGACACCGCGACCAACGCAACCAGCCTGGTCGCCTTCGCCGGCGCCGACACCGTCGCCTACAAGACCAGCAGCAATCTCGACGTCGGCGAGGTGGCGCAGCTCGGCAACAACGCCAAGGTCACCGGAGCCGTGGCGACGACGTCGCTGGCGCTTGCGACGACCGGCGCGGCCACCGTCATCACGCAGAGCGAGTTGATCGACACGCCGACCCTGACGCTCGCGACGGGTGCGAACGGCCAGATCACGTTGACCAACGGCGGCAACCTGATCGACTCGGTGCAGAGCTCAGGCACGTGGGGCACCGGCGCGCACTCGATCAGCGACAGCGATGGCGGGCTGAACGTCGGACCGATCACGTCGAATGGCAATGTGTCGCTGGCCACGTCTGGCGGCGATCTCGTCGTCACCGGCGCGATCAGTGTCGGCGCCAATACGTTGGCGTTGGCCGCCGACGGTGACAATGCCATCACCGCGACGGCGGCGGCGATCACCGCCGGCACGCTGACCCTGCAGACCGGGGCGGGCGGCAGCGCCAGCATCCAGACCGCGGCGCACAATATCGGCACCATCGCGACAGCCGGAGGCGGCGTCGGCACCGGCGGCATCGTCTTCAAGCAGTCGCGTGCGGGCGGCACGACCGTCGGCCCGATCACGTCGGCCGGCAGCGTCGTCATCACAGACGGTTTGGGCGAAGTCACCGTCAGTGGCGCGATTACCGTCACCAATGCCGATCTCACCCTTGTCGCAAGCTCCAGCAAGCTCAACGTCAACGCGAAGATCGACGTGGGTTCGGGCGAGGTCGCGCTGGAGGCCCAGGGCGACATTACCCAGGCCGACAGCAATGCCGGCATCACAGCCAACGGTCTTCGCGCTCAATCCAGCACCAAGAGCGTGACCCTGGCGCCTGCCAACACCGGTGCCGCCGACGTCAACAACGTAAGTGTCTTCGCCGGCGAAGCCGTCAATGGCTCCGTATCGTTCCGCAACGCGGCCACGTTCACCATCGGCAAGGTGAACAACATCTCGGGCATCAACGCGGGAAGCTCGGTCACGCTGCAGGTCAACGCCGCCGGTGGCACGATCAACCAGGCAGCCGACGCCGACGGCGCGATCGTCACACCGATATTGAACCTGACCACCAACGGCGGCGACGTCACGATCGACAGCGCGAGCAACGACATCGCCGCGCTCGGCACCGTCAATCTCGGCAGCGGTGCGCTGACGGTTTCCACGGCCCAGGCGTCGGGCTTCGACGTCGGAACGGTCACCGCCAACGGCGGTATCGACATCACCAATACCGCCGGCGACTTGACGACCTCGGCGGCGATCACGTCCGACGGCGACATCTCGCTGCGATCCACCACCGGCAAGTTGACCCTGGGCGGCGCGGTCACGTCGAACAACAACGGCGTGACCCTGCGGTCGTCGGACGCGCTGAACACTGGCGCGTCCCTGGTCTCGGCGCCGACAGCCGTCACCGGCGACGTCACGCTGATTTCCGACACAAGCACGGTGACCATCGGTGCCGGCGGCGTCACGGTCGGCGATACGCTCACAATCCAGATCGGCGCCGGGCTTACGCTCAACGTCAGCGGCGCGATCACCGCGGCCAGCGTGGCGCTGCACGCCGACATCATCGAGATTTCCGCGGCCATCAACGCCACCGACACGATCACCCTGGCGCCGGTGACAGTGGGCACGGCGACGAGGGTGGGCGGTGCGGCGGGCGCCGGATTCGTCATCGACAGCACCGAGCTGACGTTCCTGACCTCCGCCAGCACGCTGACGATCGGCCAGCAGTCTACCGGCACGACGACGTCGGGCGCGATCACGGTGGCGGCGGGCACGGTCGGCAACGCCACGCTCAATCTGTTCTCGACGGCCGGCGTGTCGCAGACCGGCGTGCTGACCGTCGACGGCGGCACCGGTGCGCTGAGCATTACCGCTGCTGGAACGGTCGCTTTGGGTGCGTTCGGGGGCGGCGTCGCCGTCGGAACGGTCTCCGGCTCAACGACATCGGGCGACTTCCTCTTTATCCAGGGCGGTACCGGGGCGCTGACGGTCGGCGACATCACCACCGCGGGCGGCGAGATCATCGTCCGCAACTTCAACCACGATTTGACGGTGACTGGAAACCTGTCGAGCGGTGGCGGCTTCATTGCCGTCGGCGCCAACATCGGCACGAGCTCGATCTTGACGATCAACGGCTCGATCGACGCAGGAGCCGGCACGGTCTTCCTGTTCTCCCGCGATGGCACGACGCAGGGCGGCGCCTCGGTCATCACGGCGACGAACCTGCAGTCGCAGAACTTCTCGACGAACGACATTTCGCTCACCGGTCAGAACGTCGTGAGCGGCAATGTTCGCCTGGACAATGCCGGTGGCGCGGTATCGTTCACCAACACGGTGGACTATGCCCTCGGCGGCATCTCCGCCTTCAACTCGGCGGTCGGCGTCTTCACCGCGTCGTCGTTCGGCGTCCGCACGGCCGGCGCATCGTCGGCGACCCTGACGACCGGCGGCAATGTCACCCAGGGCGCACTTTCCACGGATGCGGTGTCGGCGGGTACGCTGATCATCTCCAAGCTCGGCGCGGCCAACCCGACGGTTACGCTCGACAACGCCAGCAATACGATCACCAATCTCGGCGCGGTGACGCTCGGCACCGGCTCCTTGACGCTGGTCGACGGCACCCTCGGCCTGACGATCAACGGCAATGTCGGCGTCGACAGCTTGACGGTCACGACGTCCGGCGGCTCGCTGTCGCAGGCCGGCGGCACGACGATCACCGCCAACAGCGTCACGGCCAACGCCACCGGCGGCGGCTTCATCGGCGTGTTCCTGAACTCCGCCACGAACGACTTCAGCGCGATCAGCGGCTCGACCGACGGCTTCTTCGGCTTCGCTGCCACGACGACGACGAGCCTGACCGCCAACGCCATCACGGCGGCCTTCGGCATCAGCCTGACGACGACCGGCGGCACCAGCGACCTGTCGGTGAACGGCCTGCTGAGCGCCAGCGCAGGCCGCGTCACACTGACCTCGGATCGCGACATCTCGCAGACGGTGACGGGCGGCATCGCGGCCAGCCAGCTGCAGGTGAATGCGACCAGCGGTGCCGTGGACCTGACGACCGGCGCGGCCAACAACAGTGTATCGTCCATCGCCGGCCAGTCGAACGGCGACTTCGCCTACACCGACGGCGGCGGCTCCGCACTGACGATCGGCACGCTGGCGACCGCGGGCATTGCGTCGACGACCGGCAGCATCTTGGTCAACGTGACCAAGGCCGGTGCCACGCTGACGGTGTCGTCGGCGGTGACGGCATCGGCGGCCGGCGAGAGCGTGACCCTGAATTCGACAGGTGACCTCACCTTCACCGCGGCGCTCACGGCGAATGCCGGGAGCGGGCGGGTGAGCCTGACCTCGACGGCCGGTTCGATCATCCAGGGCAGCGCCGGCGGCGTGATCTCGGGCGCCGAGTTCCTTGCCAACGCCGCGACCAACGTCGATCTGTCGACCGGTGGCCACTCGGTCGGCGCCAGCGGTTTCGCCGCCACGGCGGCGACCGGCTATGTCGCGTTCCTCAACAACACCGGGCTGGAGATCGATTCCGTGGGCGGCACCAACGGCGTCACGGCCGGCGGCGCAATCTTCATCGGCGTCAGCAGCGGCGACCTGACCCAGACCGCGACGGGCATCATCACCGCCGGCGCGGGCCTGGCGTTGTTTGCCTCGACCGGTTCCATCGTGTTCGACCAGCAGAACCTGATCACCGGCAACGTCGCCGTGGTGAGTTCGCCGAACGCCAATGTGACGATCCGCAACAAGGGCGACCTCAACATCGGTCTGGTCGGACCTCTCGCGGTCGTCAGCGGCAGCTTCTCCGCCAACGGCATCGCGGCGTCGACGGCCGCGGGCAAGTTCGTCTCGCTGATCTCCGACACTGGCGTGATCACGCAGGACGCGGGGGCGGGAAGCCGCATCCTGGGCAACGAGCTGCGCATCACGACCGCCGGCAAGGACGCCACGCTCACCAACACCAGTAACAGCATCGTCGCGGTCGGCAACAGCAACCTCGGCGCCGGACGGCTGACGGTCTTCGACGGCGTGGGCGATCTTACGCTGAGCAACCCGGTCGTCGCCGATGGTGGCGTGATCCTGACGACTCAGACAACCTTCAATTTGCCGGGCACGATCACCGTGGCCAACGGCGACATCTCCCTGACGTCAGTGCTGGGCAGCATCTCGCTGACCAGCACGCTGTCGGCGGTCAACGGGCAGGTCCAGCTCGATGCCACGGCCGCCGGCCAGACCATCACCCAGGCCGGTGCCGGGACGATCACGGCCAAGACGTTGATCGCGCGCGCCGGCGGAAATGTCACACTCGACGGCGCCAACAACGATGTGGGCACCGGCACGATCGCCGGCTCGTCGTCAACTGGCACCTTCACCTATGTCGACAAGACGGCGGTCACCATCGGCAGCCTGACCGACTCCACGGGCGTGGTTGTCAACGGTATCACCACGACCAACCAGGACATCACGATCGTGGCCGGCGCCGGCGGCGCGACGGGTGGCATCGCCGTCGACCAGGCAGTGAACGCCGGCACCGCCATAGTGCGGCTGCAGACCTCGAAGGGCGACATCAGCCAGGCCGCGGCCGGCCTGATCACCGCCAACAGCCTGCTGGCCAATGCGGCAGCGGGTTCCGTCAACCTTGCGGCGGTGGCCAACAACGTCGTTTTCGTGGCCGGCAAGTCCGGCGGCAGCTTCCGTCTGCAGACCAACAACGCCACAGGTATTTTCGACGTCGCCGCCGACGCCGGCGCGTTGACGACTGCGGCGTCGGGCATCACCAGCAACGGCGACATGGCGATCCTGACCAACGGCAACATGGTCATATTCAGCCCGCTCAACGCCGGCGCGGGCACGATGCGCCTGGCCACGACCGGGGCTGGCCAGGTCTTCCAGACCGCCACGGGAACCATTACCGCCGACGCCCTGCTGATCGACGCCACCAATACCGTGACCTTGACCAACTCGGTGAACAACGACGTCAACACCATCGCCGGCCGCACGACCCTGGGCGCGTTCCGTTACCAGGACAAGGACGGCTTCACCGTCGGCACCGTCAGCGCGGATGGTGCCGGCCTCGGGCCGGTGCTGCCGATCGGGCCGCTGACCGGCGTCACCACCGCCGGCGGCGACATCACGCTGGCAGCGGGCGGTCTGCTGACGATCAGCGAGGCGATCAACGCCGGGTTCGGCGGCGGCACGATCCGCCTGCAGACCGGTGCCGGCGATCTCACCCAGGGCATCAACGGCACGATCACCGGCGGCTCGCTGCTGGCGGTCTCGACCGGCGGCATGGTCAATCTCACCGGCGCGACCAATACCGTGACCGGCATCGCCGGCTCGGCCTTCACCAGCTTCCTGTTCCAGAACAGCGTGGGCTACGCGGTGAGCAACGTGACCTTCGCCAGCGACGGCATCGTCGCCGCCGCGACCGGCATCACCGCCAATTCCGGCGGTGGTGGCACGGCGTTCGTGGTCGACCTCGCCGTCGCCTCCGGCACGCTCGCCATCAACGGTCCGGTGTCCTCGGCCAACGGCATGATCGTCTATCGTCGCACGCCGACCGGCACCGCCGGCGCGATCGACGTTGGCGGCGCCGCAGGCAATCTCGGCAACGACATCAGCAGCGCGAAGCTGGTGATCATCGATCATACCGGTGCGTCGCCGATCGCGCTCTACGGCGCCACACCTGGCGTCGCTGCGGGCGGCCTGTTCTCGGTGCCGACACCCGGCACGGGCTTCAGCCCGCTGCCGGCACCCGGCAGTCTCTCGGGCGGCACCTCGACGATCGGCGAGCTGAACGGCCTCAACTCCACCGTGTACTTCTTTGCCAGCGCTGCGAACATCCAGTCCGCGGGCGGCGGTGGCTCGACCTTCGGCTTGCTTGGCATCTACGGTCAGAGCAATACGGTCAATCTGACGACGTCGGTGCGCACGGTCGATCCCAACCTGGTGCGGTCGGTGACCGACCCGTTCTCGGAGCCGCTGACGGCTGGTCCGCTGGCCGCGTTCTTCGTGCGCCACGACGGCCTGGCGACCGCCACCGAGCAGTTCAACAGCTGCCCGATCGGCACCATCAACTGCGTCGTCTTCACGACGCCGATCGCGGCGCCTTCGGTGAGCACCGACGACGTCGTTATCGGCGTCGGTGGCGCGCCGCTTGACGACTCGAGCATCTTCATCATCAATCAGGGCAACGAAGACCTGATCTTCGAGAGTGATGACGAGGGCGAGGACGAGAAGCGCAAAGGGAGGAAGCCGCAATGA
- a CDS encoding CHAT domain-containing protein has product MTSVVRFLTVAALGGLASMLAGATGAQAPQGTPAGQSAAGEPCVFRPAAPDAGIGAQATYEILCGKTRVFSATVHQMPGTTGAEGLRALATTGRWKATLEGRARCEAPRQTTLGGNPAIVVPCTRAGGVPHVGVLTTAGGKTFLADGIAPAAPAIEATVAALGGGQPAAAAARGGGTITGGLDARFKGGFGSGDIDRYQTLMRVGGRHNIEENYAKAEESFREALVLHQKLFGRDNPDQADALIHFALQISNQGRFREADPLFERAEKLAGGVKDPLARARIVHYSGQHLANQGKRNEAVRNIDLAEAAYVAAAPELARLMNLEQDRRAPAIGFGVRGQRFVDPRSTTSAVPSNIGISPITQLAAQGMSEILRLRAILALTTGDNNASRAHANKAIALLEAVGIDPGGVRWRAVRVAGLGAARQDKLGTASADLGDSARGLSKALPSSQPAGKTFLESGNIQLKRGNVPGALSEFRRGAAILRERQNTVSVETAMPYLDAAWRRSQSAVTATGVSLHAEMFDAAQLVTSGITASFVAQAALRLGDGNENVRVLQDLTTRVTDLYQRRDIAANRNADAATLAAIDAQIGDVQQQRAAAEEEVRKTLPNYFQLVEGQAGSRDVLGVLRPQEGFLHIVLGATRGYAMLAHSGRVNAWPVNLNLETAEEIVGKLRGAFTPDAQGQLPKYDVALSHDLFKRVLGPGQHHLKTLKALVITTNGALQSLPFNLLVTAPPPAIEEYTDYKKVEWLAKWFAMSYVPAPQSLVLLRKQAAQSKAPSAYVGFGGFQPLSIGAASQLVAASRAQSLTAGQRCDADARELASLPVLPLAEGEVQLTAKQLGVGPGGMHLGRAFSKTSVLKGQLERYKIIHLAAHALLPSELRCLQQPVILTGQGTGPEAMITAADLAALRLDADMVVLSACNTAGPDGKSAGEAFSGLARSFFTAGTRGLMASHWSVADESTTLMMINVLVTVGKGGSAAAVLRTAQLEMLDGAGKGQDPAEWAHPFFWAPFVFAGNTGAPQS; this is encoded by the coding sequence ATGACATCCGTGGTCCGCTTCCTCACGGTCGCCGCCTTGGGCGGGCTGGCCTCGATGCTCGCCGGCGCCACCGGGGCGCAGGCGCCGCAAGGCACGCCCGCCGGCCAGAGCGCGGCCGGCGAGCCATGCGTCTTCCGGCCGGCGGCGCCGGACGCCGGCATAGGCGCCCAGGCCACCTACGAGATCCTCTGCGGCAAGACCCGCGTCTTCTCTGCCACGGTCCATCAGATGCCGGGCACGACCGGTGCCGAAGGCCTGCGCGCGCTCGCCACCACCGGGCGCTGGAAGGCGACGCTGGAGGGTCGCGCGCGCTGCGAGGCGCCGAGGCAAACGACCTTGGGTGGCAACCCCGCGATTGTCGTGCCCTGCACACGCGCCGGTGGGGTTCCCCATGTTGGTGTGCTCACGACCGCCGGCGGCAAGACTTTCCTGGCCGACGGCATCGCGCCTGCCGCGCCGGCGATCGAGGCGACCGTCGCGGCGCTGGGCGGCGGCCAGCCGGCGGCCGCCGCGGCACGCGGCGGCGGCACGATCACCGGCGGGCTCGACGCACGCTTCAAGGGCGGCTTCGGCTCCGGCGATATCGACCGCTACCAGACGCTGATGCGCGTCGGCGGCCGGCACAACATCGAGGAGAACTACGCCAAGGCCGAGGAATCCTTCCGCGAGGCTCTGGTGCTGCATCAGAAGCTGTTCGGCCGCGACAATCCCGACCAGGCCGACGCGCTGATCCACTTCGCCCTGCAGATCAGCAATCAGGGTCGTTTCCGCGAGGCCGATCCACTGTTCGAGCGCGCCGAGAAGCTGGCCGGCGGCGTCAAGGATCCGCTGGCGCGTGCGCGCATCGTGCACTACAGCGGCCAGCATCTGGCCAACCAGGGCAAGCGCAACGAAGCGGTCCGGAACATCGATCTCGCCGAGGCCGCCTACGTCGCCGCCGCGCCCGAGCTTGCGCGGTTGATGAACCTGGAGCAGGACCGCCGCGCGCCGGCGATCGGCTTCGGCGTGCGCGGCCAGCGCTTCGTCGATCCGCGCAGCACCACGTCGGCGGTGCCGAGCAATATCGGCATCAGCCCGATCACCCAGCTCGCCGCGCAGGGCATGTCCGAGATCCTGCGGCTGCGCGCGATCCTCGCGCTGACCACCGGCGACAACAACGCCAGCCGGGCGCATGCCAACAAGGCGATCGCGCTGCTCGAGGCGGTCGGCATCGACCCCGGCGGCGTGCGCTGGCGCGCCGTGCGCGTGGCCGGACTGGGTGCCGCTCGACAGGACAAGCTCGGCACCGCTAGCGCCGATCTTGGCGATTCCGCACGCGGCCTGAGCAAGGCGCTGCCGTCCTCGCAGCCCGCCGGCAAGACCTTTCTCGAGAGCGGCAATATCCAGCTCAAGCGCGGCAACGTGCCCGGCGCGTTGTCGGAGTTCCGCCGCGGCGCGGCGATCCTGCGCGAACGTCAGAACACGGTCTCCGTCGAGACGGCGATGCCCTATCTCGACGCCGCCTGGCGCCGCTCGCAATCGGCGGTGACCGCCACCGGCGTCTCGCTGCATGCCGAGATGTTCGACGCGGCGCAGCTCGTCACGTCGGGCATCACCGCGAGCTTCGTCGCCCAGGCGGCGTTGCGGCTGGGCGACGGCAACGAGAACGTGCGTGTGCTGCAGGACCTCACCACCCGCGTCACCGACCTCTACCAACGCCGCGACATCGCCGCCAACCGCAACGCCGACGCCGCGACTCTCGCGGCGATCGATGCGCAGATCGGCGACGTCCAGCAGCAGCGGGCGGCGGCCGAGGAAGAGGTGCGCAAGACGCTGCCCAACTACTTCCAGCTCGTGGAGGGCCAGGCTGGCTCGCGCGACGTGCTGGGCGTGCTGCGGCCGCAGGAGGGATTCCTGCACATCGTGCTCGGCGCCACCCGCGGCTACGCCATGCTGGCGCATAGCGGGCGCGTCAACGCCTGGCCGGTCAATCTCAACCTGGAGACGGCTGAGGAGATCGTCGGCAAGTTGCGCGGCGCCTTCACTCCCGATGCGCAGGGCCAGCTGCCCAAGTACGACGTCGCGCTGTCGCACGACCTGTTCAAGCGTGTGCTGGGACCCGGCCAGCATCACCTCAAGACGCTGAAGGCGCTGGTCATCACCACCAACGGCGCGCTTCAGTCCCTGCCGTTCAACCTGCTGGTCACGGCACCGCCGCCGGCGATCGAGGAGTACACCGACTACAAGAAGGTCGAGTGGCTGGCCAAGTGGTTCGCCATGTCCTACGTGCCAGCGCCCCAATCGTTGGTGCTTCTGCGCAAGCAGGCGGCTCAGTCGAAGGCGCCCAGCGCATATGTCGGCTTCGGCGGCTTCCAGCCGCTGTCGATCGGGGCGGCCAGCCAGCTGGTGGCGGCGTCGCGTGCGCAGTCGCTCACAGCCGGCCAACGCTGCGACGCGGACGCGCGCGAACTCGCCTCGCTGCCGGTGTTGCCGCTGGCCGAGGGTGAGGTGCAACTCACCGCCAAGCAGCTCGGCGTCGGACCCGGCGGCATGCATCTGGGCCGCGCCTTCAGCAAGACCTCTGTCCTGAAGGGCCAGCTCGAGCGCTACAAGATCATCCACCTCGCCGCGCACGCGCTGCTGCCGTCCGAGCTTCGCTGCCTGCAGCAGCCGGTGATCCTGACCGGGCAGGGAACCGGACCGGAAGCGATGATCACTGCCGCCGATCTCGCCGCGCTTCGGCTGGACGCCGACATGGTGGTGCTCTCGGCCTGCAACACCGCGGGACCTGACGGCAAGAGTGCGGGCGAGGCATTCTCCGGTCTGGCGCGATCCTTCTTCACCGCGGGAACGCGCGGCCTGATGGCCTCGCACTGGAGCGTCGCCGACGAGTCGACAACCCTGATGATGATCAACGTGCTGGTGACCGTCGGTAAGGGCGGCAGCGCTGCTGCGGTGCTGCGTACCGCCCAGCTCGAAATGCTGGATGGCGCCGGCAAGGGCCAGGATCCGGCGGAGTGGGCACACCCGTTCTTCTGGGCGCCCTTTGTGTTCGCTGGCAACACAGGGGCGCCGCAATCCTGA